One segment of Pantoea sp. Lij88 DNA contains the following:
- the oxyR gene encoding DNA-binding transcriptional regulator OxyR, with the protein MNIRDLEYLVSLAEHRHFRRAADACHVSQPTLSGQIRKLEDELGVMLLERTSRKVLFTQAGLLLVDQARTVLREVKVLKEMASQQGEAMSGPLHIGLIPTTAPYLLPQIIPTLHQTFPKLEMYLHEAQTQQLLAQLDSGKLDCAIIALVKESQAFIEVPLFDEPMKLAVYADHPWCDRDRVPMSDLAGEKLLMLEDGHCLRDQAMGFCFEAGADEDTHFRATSLETLRNMVAAGSGITLLPALAVPPERIRDGVCYLTCYKPVPQRTIALVYRPGSPLRSRYEQLAEAIKTHMQHYFDAALKQAV; encoded by the coding sequence ATGAATATTCGTGATCTTGAATATCTGGTTTCGCTTGCTGAACACCGTCATTTCCGTCGTGCGGCGGATGCGTGTCATGTCAGTCAGCCGACGTTAAGCGGGCAAATCCGTAAGCTGGAAGATGAGCTGGGAGTCATGCTGCTGGAGCGCACCAGCCGTAAAGTGCTGTTCACGCAGGCAGGTTTACTGCTGGTGGATCAGGCACGAACGGTGCTGCGTGAAGTGAAAGTGCTGAAAGAGATGGCGAGTCAGCAAGGGGAAGCGATGTCAGGTCCGCTGCATATCGGCCTCATCCCGACCACCGCGCCTTACTTATTGCCACAGATTATCCCGACGCTGCACCAGACATTCCCAAAACTGGAGATGTATCTGCACGAAGCGCAGACGCAGCAGCTGCTGGCGCAGCTCGACAGTGGCAAGCTCGACTGCGCGATTATCGCGCTGGTCAAAGAGAGCCAGGCCTTTATCGAAGTGCCGCTGTTTGACGAGCCGATGAAGCTGGCCGTTTATGCCGATCATCCGTGGTGCGATCGCGACCGTGTGCCGATGTCCGATCTGGCTGGCGAGAAATTGCTGATGCTGGAAGACGGGCACTGTCTGCGTGACCAGGCGATGGGGTTCTGCTTCGAAGCGGGTGCCGATGAAGATACCCATTTCCGCGCGACCAGTCTTGAGACGCTGCGCAATATGGTAGCGGCAGGCAGCGGCATTACGCTGTTACCGGCGCTGGCGGTTCCACCAGAGCGTATTCGCGACGGTGTCTGCTATCTTACCTGCTACAAACCGGTGCCACAGCGCACGATTGCGCTGGTCTATCGTCCGGGCTCACCTCTGCGCAGCCGTTATGAACAGCTGGCAGAGGCGATTAAAACCCACATGCAGCACTATTTCGACGCTGCGTTAAAACAGGCGGTTTAA
- the argC gene encoding N-acetyl-gamma-glutamyl-phosphate reductase → MLNTLIVGASGYAGTELATFLNRHPHINITALAVSAQSPDAGKRLSDLHPQLKGVVDLPLQPLSSAAEWADKVDVVFLATAHEVSHDLAPEFLKAGCVVFDLSGAFRVNDADFYTRFYGFTHQHGEWLDKAVYGLAEYQHEKIQQAQLVAVPGCYPTAAQLALKPLVDAGLLNDAQWPVINATSGVSGAGRKANVGTSFCEVSLQPYGLFNHRHHPEIVAHLGTPVIFTPHLGSFPRGILATITCRLKAGVSREDIAAVFHRAYDNKPLVRLYEKGVPALKAVVGLPYCDIGFEVQGEHLIVVAAEDNLLKGAASQAVQCLNIRFGFPETQSLI, encoded by the coding sequence ATGTTGAATACGCTGATCGTTGGTGCCAGTGGTTATGCTGGCACAGAGCTTGCCACCTTCCTGAATCGCCATCCACATATCAACATAACCGCTTTGGCGGTTTCGGCGCAAAGCCCTGATGCCGGCAAGCGCCTGTCCGATCTCCATCCGCAGCTGAAAGGCGTGGTGGATTTGCCGCTGCAGCCACTGAGCAGCGCGGCCGAATGGGCAGATAAAGTGGATGTGGTGTTCCTGGCGACGGCCCACGAAGTCAGCCACGATCTGGCGCCGGAATTTCTCAAGGCCGGTTGTGTGGTGTTCGACCTGTCGGGCGCGTTCCGCGTGAATGACGCTGATTTTTATACCCGCTTCTATGGCTTCACCCATCAGCATGGCGAGTGGCTGGATAAGGCCGTTTACGGCCTGGCAGAATATCAGCATGAAAAAATCCAGCAGGCACAGCTGGTGGCTGTTCCGGGTTGCTATCCGACGGCTGCGCAGCTGGCACTGAAACCCCTGGTGGATGCCGGACTGTTAAACGACGCGCAGTGGCCGGTCATTAACGCCACCAGCGGCGTGAGCGGTGCCGGACGTAAAGCCAATGTCGGCACCAGCTTCTGCGAAGTAAGCCTGCAGCCTTACGGTCTGTTCAATCATCGTCACCATCCGGAAATCGTCGCCCACCTCGGTACGCCGGTGATCTTCACGCCACACCTGGGAAGTTTCCCGCGCGGTATTCTGGCGACCATCACCTGCCGTCTGAAAGCGGGTGTCAGCCGCGAAGATATCGCCGCCGTTTTCCATCGCGCCTATGACAACAAGCCACTGGTGCGGCTCTATGAAAAGGGCGTACCGGCGCTGAAAGCCGTTGTCGGCCTGCCTTACTGTGATATCGGTTTTGAAGTACAGGGCGAACATCTGATTGTCGTAGCCGCCGAAGATAATCTGCTGAAAGGCGCGGCATCGCAGGCGGTACAGTGCCTGAACATCCGGTTCGGCTTCCCTGAAACGCAGTCACTGATTTAA
- the argE gene encoding acetylornithine deacetylase: protein MKTKLPPFIELYRQLIATPSISATDAALDQSNETLINLLAGWFRDLGFSVEVQPVPGTRNKFNMLARTGTGAGGLLLAGHTDTVPFDDGRWTRDPFTLTEHDNKLYGLGTADMKGFFAFILDTLRDVDVSTLSKPLYILATADEETTMAGARYFSESTQLRPDCAIIGEPTSLKPVRAHKGHLSNVIRIEGKSGHSSDPARGVNAIELMHESITHLMQLRTTLQERYHHDGFAIPYPTMNFGHIHGGDAANRICACCELHMDIRPLPGLSLSDLDGLLNEALAPVSVRWPGRVTVAELHPPIPGYECPANHELVSVVEKLLGTPTEVVNYCTEAPFIQQLCPTLVLGPGSINQAHQPDEFIDTAFIKPTRALISQVVQHFCH from the coding sequence GTGAAGACAAAATTACCGCCTTTTATTGAACTGTACCGCCAGTTAATCGCCACACCGTCGATCAGCGCAACCGATGCCGCACTGGATCAGAGTAATGAAACTTTAATCAATTTGCTGGCAGGCTGGTTCCGCGACCTGGGCTTCAGCGTTGAAGTGCAGCCGGTGCCCGGCACGCGCAATAAATTTAACATGCTGGCGCGCACCGGTACCGGTGCGGGCGGCCTGCTGTTAGCCGGTCATACGGATACCGTTCCCTTTGATGATGGCCGCTGGACGCGCGATCCCTTTACCCTGACTGAGCACGACAACAAGCTCTATGGTCTGGGTACGGCAGACATGAAAGGCTTCTTTGCCTTTATTCTCGATACGCTGCGCGATGTGGATGTCAGCACGCTGAGCAAGCCGCTCTACATCCTCGCCACCGCCGATGAAGAGACCACGATGGCCGGCGCCAGATATTTCTCTGAATCGACGCAACTGCGCCCCGACTGCGCCATCATCGGTGAACCGACCTCGCTGAAACCGGTGCGCGCGCACAAAGGCCATCTGTCGAATGTGATTCGTATTGAAGGGAAATCGGGCCATTCCAGCGATCCGGCGCGCGGCGTTAACGCCATTGAACTGATGCATGAGTCGATCACTCATCTGATGCAACTGCGCACGACGCTGCAGGAACGTTATCACCATGACGGTTTCGCCATCCCCTATCCGACCATGAATTTCGGCCACATTCACGGCGGAGACGCCGCTAACCGCATCTGCGCCTGCTGTGAACTGCATATGGATATCCGTCCGTTGCCGGGCCTGTCGCTAAGCGATCTGGATGGATTACTGAACGAGGCGCTGGCTCCGGTCAGCGTGCGCTGGCCGGGCCGTGTCACGGTAGCCGAACTGCATCCTCCGATTCCGGGCTATGAGTGTCCGGCAAACCATGAGCTGGTGAGTGTGGTTGAGAAATTGCTGGGTACACCGACCGAGGTGGTGAATTACTGCACCGAAGCGCCGTTTATTCAGCAGCTCTGCCCGACGCTGGTCCTGGGTCCGGGTTCCATAAATCAGGCACACCAGCCGGATGAATTTATTGATACAGCATTTATTAAGCCGACACGGGCGCTTATCAGTCAGGTTGTGCAGCATTTTTGTCACTGA
- the argB gene encoding acetylglutamate kinase has translation MTNPLIIKLGGVLLDSEEALARLFEALLKYRSAHQRPLIIVHGGGCLVDELMKKLALPVMKKNGLRVTPADQIDIITGALAGTANKTLLAWAKKSGINAVGLCLGDAGIVNVAPFDEELGHVGHATPGDPALLNTLLAAGYMPVVSSIGITDSGDLMNVNADQAATALASTLGADLVLLSDVSGILDGKGQRIEEMTADKAEQLITQGIITDGMIVKVHAALDAARTLGRPVDIASWRHAERLPDLFNGVSIGTRILA, from the coding sequence ATGACCAATCCATTGATTATTAAGCTGGGCGGAGTGCTGTTAGACAGCGAAGAAGCGCTGGCCCGCCTGTTTGAAGCGCTGCTGAAATATCGCAGCGCCCATCAGCGTCCGCTGATCATTGTCCACGGCGGTGGTTGCCTGGTTGATGAACTGATGAAAAAGCTGGCGCTGCCGGTGATGAAGAAAAATGGCCTGCGCGTAACCCCAGCCGATCAGATCGACATCATTACCGGTGCGCTGGCGGGAACCGCAAACAAAACGCTGCTGGCCTGGGCGAAGAAATCGGGCATCAACGCGGTCGGCCTCTGCCTGGGCGATGCGGGCATCGTCAATGTTGCCCCGTTTGATGAAGAACTCGGCCATGTTGGCCATGCAACGCCGGGCGATCCGGCACTGCTGAACACCCTGCTGGCGGCCGGTTACATGCCGGTGGTGAGCTCCATTGGTATTACTGACAGCGGCGACCTGATGAACGTCAATGCTGACCAGGCAGCGACCGCACTGGCCTCGACGCTGGGCGCTGATCTGGTTCTGTTGTCAGACGTCAGTGGTATTCTCGACGGCAAAGGTCAGCGCATCGAAGAGATGACCGCCGACAAAGCTGAACAGCTGATTACCCAGGGCATTATTACCGACGGCATGATTGTTAAAGTGCACGCTGCGCTTGATGCGGCGCGTACGCTGGGCCGCCCGGTGGATATTGCCAGCTGGCGTCACGCTGAGCGGCTGCCTGACCTGTTTAACGGCGTGTCGATTGGCACCCGGATTCTCGCTTAA
- the fabR gene encoding HTH-type transcriptional repressor FabR gives MGVRAQQKERTRRTLIEAAFSQLSAERSFASLSLREVAREAGIAPTSFYRHFKDVDELGLTMVDESGLMLRQLMRQARQRIAKGGSIIKTSVSTFMEFIGNNPNAFRLLLRERSGTSAAFRAAVAREIQHFIAELADYLEVENRMPRSFTEAQAEAMVTIVFSAGAEALDVDAEQRRKLEDRLVLQLRMIAKGAYYWYRREQERLAVTLEKPEEQ, from the coding sequence ATGGGCGTCAGAGCGCAACAAAAAGAACGTACACGACGTACACTGATTGAAGCAGCTTTCAGTCAGCTCAGCGCCGAGCGCAGTTTTGCCAGTCTGAGTTTGCGGGAAGTAGCCCGTGAAGCAGGCATCGCACCCACCTCCTTTTATCGGCATTTTAAGGATGTTGATGAGCTTGGCCTGACGATGGTGGACGAAAGCGGGCTGATGCTGCGACAGCTGATGCGTCAGGCGCGCCAGCGTATCGCCAAAGGCGGCAGCATCATTAAGACGTCGGTGTCGACCTTTATGGAGTTCATCGGCAACAACCCCAACGCTTTCCGCCTGTTACTGCGTGAACGTTCCGGCACCTCTGCCGCTTTCCGTGCCGCCGTGGCGCGTGAAATTCAGCACTTTATCGCTGAACTGGCTGATTATCTTGAGGTCGAAAATCGCATGCCGCGCAGTTTTACCGAAGCGCAGGCTGAAGCGATGGTGACTATTGTCTTCAGCGCCGGTGCAGAAGCACTGGATGTTGATGCTGAGCAGCGACGTAAGCTTGAGGATCGGCTGGTGTTACAGCTGCGTATGATCGCCAAAGGCGCTTATTACTGGTACCGCCGTGAGCAGGAACGACTGGCGGTCACCCTGGAAAAACCCGAAGAGCAATGA
- a CDS encoding YijD family membrane protein, protein MTHPGTRDKSTLALAFITGLAINGSFSVLFSAFVPFSIFPLIALGLAAWCLHQRYLNTNMPDGMPGLAAAFFLLGILVYSALVRAEYPDIGSNFVPTVLMVALVFWIATRFKRKRNQ, encoded by the coding sequence ATGACCCACCCAGGTACCCGCGATAAAAGCACTCTGGCACTGGCTTTTATTACCGGCTTAGCGATTAACGGCTCGTTTTCAGTGCTGTTCAGCGCCTTTGTTCCCTTTTCGATTTTTCCGCTGATTGCGCTGGGTCTGGCGGCCTGGTGTCTGCATCAGCGTTATCTCAACACCAATATGCCGGACGGCATGCCAGGACTCGCGGCCGCGTTTTTCCTGCTGGGGATTCTGGTTTATAGCGCGCTGGTGCGGGCAGAATACCCGGACATTGGCTCCAACTTTGTTCCCACCGTTCTGATGGTGGCGCTGGTGTTCTGGATTGCGACGCGGTTTAAGCGCAAGCGTAATCAGTAG
- the argH gene encoding argininosuccinate lyase, translating into MALWGGRFTQAADQRFKQFNDSLRFDYRLAEQDIIGSVAWSKALVTVNVLTQDEQQQLEAALNALLDEVRENPEQILQSDAEDIHSWVEGKLIDKVGSLGKKLHTGRSRNDQVATDLKLWCKVQIEALLGATRELQQALVVTAEANQDAVMPGYTHLQRAQPVTFAHWCLAYVEMLARDESRLQDTLKRLDVSPLGCGALAGTAYEIDRQQLAGWLGFASATRNSLDTVSDRDHVLELLSDAAIGMVHLSRFAEDMIFFNTGEAGFIELSDKVTSGSSLMPQKKNPDALELIRGKCGRVQGALTGMMMTLKGLPLAYNKDMQEDKEGLFDALDTWLDCLHMSVLVLDGLQVKRPRCQEAAEQGYANSTELADYLVAKGVPFREAHHIVGEVVVAAIGQGVALEALSLAQLQQFSAVIGEDVYPILALQSCLDKRNAQGGVSPLQVARAIGDAKQRLA; encoded by the coding sequence ATGGCACTTTGGGGTGGACGGTTTACTCAGGCAGCGGATCAGCGTTTTAAACAGTTCAACGACTCGCTGCGCTTCGATTACCGCCTGGCAGAGCAGGACATCATTGGCTCTGTTGCCTGGTCCAAAGCGCTGGTGACGGTCAATGTTCTGACTCAGGATGAGCAGCAGCAGCTGGAAGCAGCCCTGAATGCGTTACTGGATGAAGTGCGTGAGAATCCTGAGCAGATCCTGCAGAGCGATGCCGAAGATATTCACAGCTGGGTTGAAGGCAAGCTGATCGACAAAGTCGGTTCGCTGGGCAAAAAGCTGCATACCGGCCGGAGCCGTAACGATCAGGTCGCGACCGATCTGAAACTGTGGTGCAAGGTGCAGATTGAAGCATTGCTGGGTGCCACGCGTGAACTGCAGCAGGCGCTGGTGGTGACGGCTGAAGCCAATCAGGATGCCGTGATGCCAGGCTACACCCACCTGCAGCGTGCGCAGCCGGTGACGTTTGCGCACTGGTGTCTGGCCTACGTTGAAATGCTGGCGCGTGATGAGAGCCGTCTGCAGGATACCCTGAAGCGGCTCGATGTCAGCCCGCTGGGCTGTGGCGCACTGGCCGGTACCGCCTATGAGATCGATCGTCAGCAGCTGGCAGGCTGGCTGGGCTTCGCGTCCGCCACGCGCAACAGTCTGGATACCGTATCAGACCGCGATCACGTGCTGGAGCTGCTCTCTGACGCGGCTATCGGCATGGTGCATCTGTCGCGCTTTGCCGAAGATATGATTTTCTTTAACACCGGCGAAGCGGGCTTTATCGAGCTGTCAGATAAAGTGACTTCAGGCTCATCGCTGATGCCGCAGAAGAAAAACCCGGATGCCCTGGAGCTGATTCGTGGCAAATGTGGTCGGGTGCAGGGCGCACTGACCGGCATGATGATGACCCTCAAAGGGCTGCCGCTGGCGTATAACAAAGATATGCAGGAAGACAAAGAGGGGCTGTTCGACGCGCTCGACACCTGGCTCGACTGTCTGCATATGTCCGTGCTGGTGCTGGATGGGCTGCAGGTTAAACGTCCGCGTTGCCAGGAAGCGGCTGAACAGGGCTATGCAAACTCCACCGAGTTGGCCGACTATCTGGTCGCCAAAGGTGTGCCGTTCCGTGAAGCACACCATATCGTCGGGGAAGTCGTGGTTGCGGCCATCGGGCAGGGCGTGGCGCTGGAAGCGCTGTCACTGGCGCAGCTGCAGCAGTTCAGTGCGGTGATTGGCGAGGATGTCTATCCGATCCTGGCGCTGCAATCCTGTCTGGATAAGCGTAATGCGCAGGGCGGTGTCTCGCCACTTCAGGTTGCGCGTGCCATCGGTGATGCCAAGCAGCGTCTGGCGTGA
- the trmA gene encoding tRNA (uridine(54)-C5)-methyltransferase TrmA produces the protein MTPEHLPIEDYDAQLAEKVSRLETMMTPFAAPDVEVFRSPVSHYRMRAEFRLWHDGDDIYHIIFDQQTRERIRVDQFPAASQLINQLMPKMIAAIRDNRTLRHKLFQIDYLSTMSNQIVISLLYHRKLDDEWQQAAAALRDQLRAEGLDVQLIGRATKTKICLDRDYVDECLPVAGREIIYRQVENSFTQPNAAMNIQMLEWALDVTQDSQGDLLELYCGNGNFSLALARNFRRVLATEIAKPSVASAQYNIAVNQIDNVQIIRMAAEEFTQAMNGVRSFNRLEGIDLTSYECETIFVDPPRSGLDEETVKMVQAYPRILYISCNPQTLSDNLQTLSETHDVTRLALFDQFPYTHHMECGVLLTRKA, from the coding sequence ATGACACCCGAACATCTCCCCATTGAAGACTATGACGCACAGCTGGCGGAAAAAGTCAGTCGTTTAGAGACGATGATGACACCTTTTGCTGCGCCCGACGTGGAGGTGTTCCGTTCGCCGGTCAGCCACTATCGGATGCGCGCCGAATTCCGCCTGTGGCACGACGGCGATGATATTTATCACATCATTTTTGATCAGCAGACACGCGAGCGGATCAGAGTTGATCAGTTCCCGGCGGCCAGTCAGCTGATCAACCAACTGATGCCAAAGATGATCGCCGCGATCCGTGATAACCGCACCCTGCGTCATAAACTGTTCCAGATCGACTATCTGTCGACCATGAGCAATCAGATTGTGATTTCACTGCTCTATCACCGCAAGCTGGATGATGAGTGGCAGCAGGCAGCCGCCGCGCTGCGTGATCAGTTGCGTGCGGAAGGTCTGGATGTGCAGCTGATTGGCCGTGCGACCAAAACCAAAATCTGTCTGGATCGTGACTATGTGGATGAGTGTCTGCCGGTGGCGGGTCGCGAGATTATCTATCGTCAGGTCGAAAACAGTTTTACCCAGCCTAACGCGGCGATGAATATTCAGATGCTGGAGTGGGCGCTGGATGTGACGCAGGATTCACAGGGTGACCTGCTGGAACTCTACTGCGGTAATGGCAACTTCTCGCTGGCGCTGGCGCGTAACTTCCGCCGCGTTCTGGCGACTGAGATCGCCAAGCCTTCTGTTGCGTCAGCGCAGTACAACATTGCCGTGAACCAGATTGATAACGTGCAGATCATTCGTATGGCGGCGGAAGAATTTACTCAGGCGATGAATGGCGTGCGCAGCTTCAATCGTCTGGAAGGGATTGACCTGACCAGCTACGAATGCGAGACAATTTTTGTCGACCCACCACGCAGCGGCCTGGATGAAGAGACCGTGAAGATGGTGCAGGCGTACCCGCGCATCCTTTACATCTCCTGTAACCCGCAGACCCTGAGCGACAATCTGCAGACGCTGTCAGAAACGCACGACGTGACGCGTCTGGCGCTGTTTGATCAGTTCCCCTACACCCATCATATGGAATGCGGCGTTCTGCTGACGCGTAAAGCGTAA
- a CDS encoding glutathione peroxidase — translation MFASQEGKAIPSVIFHTRQGDRWVDVTTEALFKDKTVIVFSLPGAFTPTCSSSHLPRYNELAGLFAQQGVDSILCVSVNDTFVMNAWKAEQRADNITFIPDGNGEFTRGMEMLVEKADLGFGPRSWRYSMLVRNGVVEKMFVEPNKPGDPFEVSDADTMLRYLAPECKAQESVSIFTKPGCNFCTQAKQMLMDHGIQYEEIVLGQDATTVSLRAVSGRATVPQIFMGGRHIGGSEDLQQYLLSA, via the coding sequence ATGTTTGCAAGTCAGGAAGGTAAAGCCATTCCGTCAGTGATTTTTCACACGCGTCAGGGCGATCGCTGGGTCGATGTGACCACTGAAGCGCTGTTTAAAGACAAAACGGTTATCGTTTTTTCACTGCCAGGTGCCTTTACACCCACCTGCTCCTCCAGCCATCTGCCACGTTACAACGAATTAGCAGGTCTGTTTGCTCAGCAGGGCGTGGACAGCATTCTGTGCGTCTCGGTGAATGACACCTTTGTGATGAACGCCTGGAAAGCAGAACAGCGCGCCGACAACATTACCTTTATCCCTGATGGCAACGGCGAGTTTACCCGTGGCATGGAGATGCTGGTTGAGAAAGCCGATCTCGGCTTTGGCCCACGTTCATGGCGCTACTCAATGCTGGTACGTAACGGCGTGGTCGAGAAAATGTTTGTGGAGCCGAACAAGCCTGGCGACCCGTTTGAGGTTTCCGATGCCGATACCATGCTGCGCTATCTGGCGCCGGAGTGTAAAGCCCAGGAGTCGGTCTCCATCTTTACGAAGCCAGGCTGCAACTTCTGCACTCAGGCAAAACAGATGCTGATGGATCATGGCATTCAGTATGAAGAGATTGTGCTGGGACAGGATGCGACAACCGTGAGTCTGCGCGCCGTTTCAGGCCGGGCGACTGTACCGCAAATCTTCATGGGTGGTCGTCACATTGGCGGGAGTGAGGATCTGCAACAATACTTGCTGTCAGCTTAA
- a CDS encoding argininosuccinate synthase, with protein sequence MQTQNIKKIVLAYSGGLDTSAIIPWLKENYGGCEVVAFVADIGQERGDLEGVEKKALQSGASECHVVDLREEFISDYVYPVLQTGALYEGTYLLGTSMARPIIAKAQVELALKVGADALCHGATGKGNDQVRFETTYTALAPQLKVVAPWREWNLRSREALLDYLKERNIPTTASLEKIYSRDENAWHISTEGGVLESTANAPNKDCWVWTVDPLEAPDQPEEVTVTVEKGRVVAVNGEKLSPFQCLEKLNVLGAKHGVGRIDIVENRLVGIKSRGCYETPGGTIMVNALRAVEQLVLDRDSFKWREQLGHEMSYVVYDGRWFAPLRKSIQAAAESLAEEVNGEVVLQLYKGQATATQKRSANSLYSEEFATFGEDEVYDHRHAGGFIRLFSLSSRIRALNEQKK encoded by the coding sequence ATGCAAACGCAAAACATCAAAAAAATCGTTCTGGCTTACTCCGGTGGTCTTGATACTTCGGCCATCATTCCATGGCTGAAAGAGAACTACGGCGGCTGTGAAGTGGTCGCTTTCGTAGCGGACATCGGTCAGGAGCGCGGCGATCTGGAAGGTGTGGAGAAGAAAGCTCTGCAGTCTGGCGCATCTGAATGCCACGTGGTTGATCTGCGTGAAGAGTTCATCAGCGATTACGTTTATCCGGTACTGCAGACGGGTGCGCTGTATGAAGGCACCTATCTGCTGGGCACCTCTATGGCGCGTCCTATCATCGCTAAAGCGCAGGTTGAGCTGGCGCTGAAAGTGGGCGCGGATGCGCTGTGCCACGGCGCAACCGGTAAAGGGAATGACCAGGTGCGTTTCGAAACCACCTACACCGCGCTGGCACCACAGCTGAAAGTGGTGGCCCCATGGCGTGAATGGAACCTGCGTTCACGTGAAGCGCTGCTGGACTACCTGAAAGAGCGCAACATCCCGACCACTGCGTCGCTGGAAAAAATCTACAGCCGTGACGAAAACGCCTGGCACATCTCTACCGAAGGTGGCGTGCTGGAAAGCACGGCCAATGCACCGAATAAAGATTGCTGGGTCTGGACTGTCGATCCGCTGGAAGCGCCTGACCAGCCTGAAGAAGTGACCGTGACCGTCGAGAAAGGTCGGGTTGTGGCGGTTAACGGCGAAAAACTGAGTCCGTTCCAGTGTCTGGAAAAACTGAACGTGCTGGGCGCAAAACATGGCGTCGGCCGTATCGATATCGTTGAAAACCGTCTGGTGGGCATTAAGTCCCGCGGCTGCTATGAAACCCCTGGCGGCACCATCATGGTGAATGCGCTGCGTGCGGTTGAGCAGCTGGTGCTGGATCGCGATAGCTTCAAATGGCGTGAGCAGCTGGGCCATGAGATGTCTTACGTTGTTTATGACGGTCGCTGGTTCGCCCCGCTGCGTAAGTCGATTCAGGCGGCTGCCGAATCACTGGCGGAAGAGGTGAACGGTGAAGTGGTGCTGCAGCTCTACAAAGGCCAGGCGACGGCTACCCAGAAGCGTTCTGCCAACAGCCTCTACTCGGAAGAGTTCGCGACCTTCGGTGAAGATGAAGTGTACGATCACCGTCACGCGGGCGGCTTTATCCGTCTGTTCTCGCTCTCTTCGCGTATCCGCGCCCTGAACGAGCAGAAGAAGTAA
- the sthA gene encoding Si-specific NAD(P)(+) transhydrogenase, translated as MQKSYDYDAIVIGSGPGGEGAAMGLVKQGARIAVIERYHNIGGGCTHWGTIPSKALRHAVSRIIEFNQNPLYSDHTRLLRSSFADILNHTESVISQQTAMRQGFYERNRCELYQGDAHFVDANTVEIEQPDGTRETLTAEKFVIACGSRPYHPDDVDFTHPRVYDSDSILNLHHEPGHVIIYGAGVIGCEYASIFRGLNVKVDLINTRDRLLAFLDQEMSDSLSYHFWNSGVVIRHNEEFEKIEGVEDGVIMHLKSGKKVKADCLLYANGRTGNTDSLSLENVGLEADGRGLLKVNSMYQTAQPHIYAVGDVIGYPSLASAAYDQGRIAAQAIIKGEATAHLIEDIPTGIYTIPEISSVGKTEQQLTAMKVPYEVGRAQFKHLARAQIVGMNVGSLKILFHRETKEILGIHCFGERAAEIIHIGQAIMEQKNGGNTIEYFVNTTFNYPTMAEAYRVAALNGLNRLF; from the coding sequence ATGCAAAAGTCTTACGATTACGATGCCATTGTGATTGGCTCAGGACCCGGCGGTGAAGGGGCGGCGATGGGGCTGGTAAAACAGGGAGCGCGCATCGCTGTGATCGAACGCTACCACAACATCGGCGGCGGTTGTACGCACTGGGGCACCATCCCTTCTAAAGCCCTTCGCCACGCCGTCAGTCGCATTATTGAATTCAACCAGAACCCACTCTACAGCGATCATACCCGACTGCTTCGCTCCTCTTTTGCCGACATTCTTAATCACACGGAAAGCGTGATCAGCCAGCAGACAGCCATGCGTCAGGGCTTCTACGAGCGTAATCGCTGTGAACTTTATCAGGGTGATGCGCATTTCGTTGATGCCAACACCGTGGAGATTGAGCAACCCGATGGCACGCGTGAGACGCTGACGGCAGAGAAGTTTGTTATCGCCTGCGGTTCACGGCCTTACCATCCTGACGATGTCGACTTTACCCATCCGCGCGTCTATGACTCCGACTCCATCCTTAACCTGCACCACGAACCGGGCCACGTCATTATTTATGGCGCTGGGGTAATTGGCTGTGAATATGCGTCGATTTTCCGTGGTCTGAACGTCAAAGTTGACCTGATTAACACCCGCGATCGCCTGCTGGCGTTCCTTGATCAGGAAATGTCGGACTCTCTCTCTTACCACTTCTGGAACAGCGGTGTGGTCATTCGTCACAACGAAGAGTTTGAGAAGATTGAAGGCGTGGAAGATGGCGTCATCATGCATCTGAAGTCGGGCAAGAAAGTGAAAGCGGACTGCCTGCTTTACGCCAATGGTCGTACCGGTAACACCGATTCGCTGTCACTGGAAAATGTCGGTCTGGAAGCGGATGGTCGTGGCCTGCTGAAAGTGAACAGCATGTATCAGACGGCTCAGCCGCACATCTATGCTGTCGGTGACGTGATTGGTTATCCGAGCCTGGCCTCAGCCGCCTACGATCAGGGTCGTATTGCTGCGCAGGCGATTATCAAAGGGGAAGCCACAGCGCACCTGATTGAAGATATCCCAACCGGTATCTACACCATTCCGGAAATCAGCTCTGTGGGTAAAACCGAGCAGCAGTTGACGGCCATGAAGGTGCCTTACGAAGTGGGCCGTGCGCAGTTTAAGCATCTGGCGCGGGCGCAGATCGTGGGGATGAATGTCGGCAGCCTGAAGATCCTGTTCCATCGTGAAACCAAAGAGATCCTGGGGATCCACTGCTTTGGCGAGCGTGCCGCCGAGATCATCCACATCGGTCAGGCGATCATGGAGCAAAAAAATGGTGGTAACACGATTGAGTACTTCGTGAATACCACCTTTAACTACCCGACCATGGCCGAAGCCTATCGCGTTGCGGCGTTAAACGGCTTAAACCGCCTGTTTTAA